AATGAGAACATAttgtaattaatttattttattctatCTTCTCTCCCATAGTGTCGCTGGCGACATGCCAAACCCTATCGAATCTGGACGTTGAGGCGCCACCTCCGTACGACACGGAAACACTGCCCTCCTACACCATCGCTTCGGGTCTGCCCAGCTACGAGGATGCCGTGCGTCATCTAGCCGCCCGCCAACAGTCACGTGGTGCTACTTCTGCTGCTGGATATGAGCCAGCTCGAAGGCCACCGATCCATCCACCGTCGGTGGTGAAATTCTTCGATTCTCGCCCCCAGAACTGGCTCAACGTAACCATTTTTGAGGAAATCCATTACAATTTCGTTGGGCGGGGGACATCCGCTGCAAATGGTGCTGCTACCTCCACTGCTACCATTGGAGCCAATAGCGAACAGATGACCTTACCAAAACCTGAATTGGCATCCGATAGGCAGTGCGGTGCCAAGTCGGAGAATGCGGATGGACTGtttaaaatacaaatttgtaTGGTGGAGAACGAGAAGGAGCAAACTTCCAATCGATAGAGAACATCCGCAGAGGCCAGTGACAGATTGACTGTGTTATTATGCATTTACTATATCTTCATTCAGAGATGCAAGACTGTGTGtaaatttttttgtatataattTCTATTGTAAGAATCAGATGCATTAGAGTTCAGATGTAATTTATCTTTTTTGGATAGTTTATATTTAGTGAGTGGTGTGAatcttttttaaaatgtttgaacGGGATATGGTGTGCATGTGTGTTTGATTTTTTCCTAACGAGACTGAaaataaattgtatttttgctatgataatgataattaatCCATCGTTTATTACACGCAGAGAAAATTCCTCCCTTCATTCATACGACGACAAATTGTTGACCCTGAGCTTACGAGCATAAATGCGTTCCCATCCGAAGGTTGAAGTGGAAAGAAGACTATCCCCCTCTTGTGGTGGCAAATAATAGGGTTCTCATGAAAACGTGCCCGAGGCGGAATaataaatattaaattcaaaaccaatcCAGCGCTCTTTTGTGTGTTAGTTTTCGGTTGCTAAAATACCCGAACCCTGAGAAATGCCGTTGAGGCAGGGCATTGCAACAGCGTTGGTTACTTGTGTGAATGGCGGTCTTTGGAATGGTTGTGATGCTTTTATCAACATATTTGAATTTCGACACTGAAGAACGGGAGAATACATCTATTACTGCTCGGTAGGTTTGTTTGTACAACAATGTTTTTTCGTGATTTGGAATATCTTTTATGAAGATTAAGAAAAATAGGAATTCTTCCGTTTGCatctgattttttaaagtttcatCTGTGTATAGAAAACCCAACTGCGTGCAAACTGAGTCAAAATCAGAAGAGTAGGGCGgagctagttggtcatttttgaataaatttggttataactttgtagtaagaagttttgcgttagaatgttatgtaccacaatgaagctttcCTTTTACCCttacaatgaaaaataaccagagaatcaattatttgacatttttattttatttaacgtctttatatttcagaataaattgaccaactaaccccacacacggggtaaattggtcaataataggcacgttatttttgagcaaataataagcgtttttccattagaagttttcttcataataaataaattaattaaatcaaaacaaaaacagttaactaatataatgtagcaagtaaaaaaacaaattaatgaaaatttcaaattctcatcgttgaaaattagtcagacaatcttttatagcgatttcgtctctcttccactttgtggcaAACCAGAGAtgtcaggtttgaagacatttttttaattttgaagacattttgaagacattatgaattATGTGaatacatttcagtatgatagcgtacgtggaattttaaaagatattatttccatgaaattctaactattggaaAATATCGTTAAAAAAGTGGAGCTTTAGTCTCAGCGAATGAAGCAGTccgaataaatattgtttctaGAAggcattagttcatttgcgctcgaaaattcgaatgattgtgacattgattttctattattttggccctactatacaatagattaacctagatatTTCAAACgatcacttcacaaatcgaaggttttccgattacataccttttctacaattagtttcatggatatggtttcaGTTACAACCAACATTTTAAagctgaaatgaacaaatagagttatcacagttccgtttttgtgcgaagaactttcctccgatattatggtgaagacattttctcgtaccatgtcaagacttttgaagaaaaaaattacttggtatccctgcgacgcacaaccgcttgctttcttgcttgcatttgttttgatgacatttgtaccgttctccccaaagtatatagaaatagcctccaggtatgATACATTACTCAATGCGTTATTGTGAGTTCTGTTATTCAATGTAAGCGTTTATTATATctattgaaaattttacagcaaaaaatataaatatgacaattatatt
The Toxorhynchites rutilus septentrionalis strain SRP chromosome 2, ASM2978413v1, whole genome shotgun sequence genome window above contains:
- the LOC129771105 gene encoding protein commissureless 2 homolog, with translation MLDNVESRITFEVPTNLDFDKLIRDNNYTLFWQNLQHSEPPHGKDSLAESVVQGDRNSSDFNLMSSLKHFAGEQSGRLHWGVLTSDDAGDGVEGPLVDPSYLWIAAVMALLILSGLFCVCSCYMYLKYRRWQKCVSLATCQTLSNLDVEAPPPYDTETLPSYTIASGLPSYEDAVRHLAARQQSRGATSAAGYEPARRPPIHPPSVVKFFDSRPQNWLNVTIFEEIHYNFVGRGTSAANGAATSTATIGANSEQMTLPKPELASDRQCGAKSENADGLFKIQICMVENEKEQTSNR